The following are encoded together in the Streptomyces rapamycinicus NRRL 5491 genome:
- the purH gene encoding bifunctional phosphoribosylaminoimidazolecarboxamide formyltransferase/IMP cyclohydrolase — MTAEGTKRPIRRALVSVYDKTGLEELARGLHAAGVQLVSTGSTAAKIAAAGVPVTKVEELTGFPECLDGRVKTLHPRVHAGILADQRLDSHREQLRELGVEPFELVVVNLYPFRETVASGAAPDECVEQIDIGGPSMVRAAAKNHPSVAVVVNPERYGDVLEAAAEGGFDLDGRKRLAAEAFQHTAAYDVTVANWFAAARGGAADGHSAAADDSAFPDFLGATITRKNVLRYGENPHQPAALYTDGSGKGLAEAEQLHGKEMSFNNYTDTEAARRAAYDHTEPCVAIIKHANPCGIAVGADVAEAHRKAHACDPLSAFGGVIAVNRPVSVAMAEQVAEIFTEVIVAPAYEDGAVEVLARKKNIRVLRCAEPPADATEQRPIEGGLLLQVKDRLQAEGDDPANWTLATGEALDADGLAELAFAWRSCRAVKSNAILLAKGGATVGVGMGQVNRVDSAKLAVERAGAERAAGAYAASDAFFPFPDGFEVLAEAGVKAVVQPGGSVRDEAVVEAAQKAGVTMYFTGTRHFFH; from the coding sequence GTGACCGCCGAAGGTACCAAGCGGCCCATCCGCCGCGCGCTGGTCAGCGTCTACGACAAGACGGGTCTCGAGGAGCTGGCCCGAGGGCTGCACGCGGCGGGTGTCCAGCTCGTCTCGACCGGCTCGACGGCCGCGAAGATCGCCGCCGCCGGGGTCCCGGTCACCAAGGTCGAGGAGCTGACCGGCTTCCCCGAGTGTCTCGACGGCCGCGTCAAGACGCTGCACCCGCGCGTCCACGCGGGCATCCTGGCCGACCAGCGGCTGGACTCCCACCGTGAGCAGCTGCGGGAGCTGGGCGTGGAGCCCTTCGAGCTGGTCGTGGTCAACCTCTATCCGTTCCGCGAGACGGTCGCCTCGGGTGCCGCGCCGGACGAGTGCGTCGAGCAGATCGACATCGGCGGCCCCTCCATGGTCCGGGCCGCCGCCAAGAATCACCCGTCCGTGGCCGTGGTCGTCAACCCCGAGCGGTACGGCGACGTCCTCGAGGCAGCCGCGGAGGGCGGTTTCGACCTGGATGGGCGTAAGCGGCTGGCGGCCGAGGCGTTCCAGCACACCGCCGCCTACGACGTGACGGTGGCCAACTGGTTCGCGGCCGCCCGCGGCGGAGCCGCTGATGGACACAGCGCGGCGGCGGACGACTCCGCCTTCCCGGACTTCCTGGGCGCCACCATCACCCGTAAGAACGTGCTGCGCTACGGCGAGAACCCGCATCAGCCCGCAGCCCTCTACACCGATGGCAGCGGTAAGGGGCTCGCGGAGGCCGAACAGCTGCACGGCAAGGAGATGTCGTTCAACAACTACACGGACACCGAGGCCGCCCGCCGGGCCGCGTACGACCACACCGAGCCCTGTGTCGCGATCATCAAGCACGCCAACCCGTGCGGGATCGCGGTCGGGGCGGATGTCGCCGAGGCGCACCGTAAGGCGCACGCCTGCGACCCGCTGTCGGCCTTCGGCGGAGTGATCGCCGTCAACCGCCCGGTGTCGGTCGCCATGGCCGAGCAGGTTGCCGAGATCTTCACCGAGGTGATCGTCGCCCCGGCGTACGAGGACGGCGCGGTCGAGGTGCTCGCCCGTAAGAAGAACATCCGCGTGCTGCGCTGCGCGGAGCCGCCGGCGGACGCCACCGAGCAGCGTCCCATCGAAGGCGGCTTGCTGCTGCAGGTCAAGGACCGCCTCCAGGCCGAGGGCGACGACCCGGCCAACTGGACCCTCGCCACGGGTGAGGCGCTGGACGCCGACGGCCTCGCCGAGCTGGCCTTCGCCTGGCGCTCCTGCCGCGCGGTGAAGTCCAACGCGATCCTGCTCGCCAAGGGCGGCGCCACGGTCGGCGTCGGCATGGGCCAGGTCAACCGCGTGGACTCGGCGAAGCTGGCCGTCGAGCGGGCCGGCGCCGAGCGGGCCGCCGGTGCGTACGCCGCCTCCGACGCCTTCTTCCCGTTCCCGGACGGCTTCGAGGTGCTGGCCGAGGCGGGCGTGAAGGCCGTGGTGCAACCGGGCGGCTCGGTCCGTGACGAGGCGGTGGTCGAGGCCGCCCAGAAGGCGGGTGTGACCATGTACTTCACGGGCACGCGCCACTTCTTCCACTGA
- the purN gene encoding phosphoribosylglycinamide formyltransferase: MASPPPPASPARPGRPVRLVVLVSGSGTNLQALLDVIAAEGVARYGAEVVAVGADRDGIEGLARAERAGIPTFVCRVKDHAGRAEWDAALAEATAAHEPDLVVSAGFMKILGQEFLARFGGRCVNTHPALLPSFPGAHGVRDALAHGVKVTGCTVHFVDDGVDTGPIIAQGVVEVRDEDDESALHERIKEVERSLLIEVVGRLARHGYRIEGRKVRIP; the protein is encoded by the coding sequence GTGGCCTCCCCGCCTCCCCCCGCCAGTCCTGCGCGCCCCGGGCGCCCGGTCCGCCTCGTCGTCCTCGTCTCCGGCTCCGGTACGAATCTCCAGGCGCTGCTCGACGTCATCGCCGCCGAGGGCGTGGCCCGCTACGGCGCCGAGGTGGTGGCCGTGGGCGCCGACCGCGACGGCATCGAGGGCCTGGCGCGCGCCGAGCGCGCCGGGATCCCCACGTTCGTGTGCCGGGTCAAGGACCACGCCGGCCGTGCCGAGTGGGACGCGGCCCTGGCCGAGGCCACCGCCGCCCACGAGCCGGACCTGGTGGTCTCGGCCGGGTTCATGAAGATCCTGGGCCAGGAGTTCCTGGCCCGGTTCGGCGGCCGCTGTGTCAACACCCATCCCGCGCTGCTCCCCAGCTTTCCCGGCGCCCATGGCGTGCGCGACGCGCTCGCGCACGGTGTGAAGGTGACCGGATGCACCGTCCACTTCGTCGACGACGGCGTCGACACCGGCCCGATCATCGCCCAGGGCGTGGTCGAGGTCCGGGACGAGGACGACGAGTCCGCTCTCCATGAGCGGATCAAGGAAGTCGAGCGCTCGCTGCTCATCGAGGTCGTGGGGCGTCTGGCCCGTCACGGCTACCGCATAGAGGGACGAAAGGTAAGGATCCCGTGA
- a CDS encoding DUF3017 domain-containing protein, translating to MTAEASEPAAGEQRQEPPASPAGPGRFIRRSRRFPLITRDTARPEGGGRAAPGAAPAPARQWPLLTVMGGVGLGLLIVALDAFRAGTVLIGLSLLAGAFFRWALPEVGMLAVRSRFTDMLTYGLLGAAIVLLSLMAQPDPWVSIPFLDDVVHFTVR from the coding sequence ATGACGGCTGAGGCGAGCGAACCGGCGGCCGGGGAGCAGCGGCAGGAGCCGCCCGCGTCGCCCGCGGGGCCCGGCCGGTTCATCCGCAGGTCGCGCCGCTTCCCGCTGATCACCCGGGACACCGCGCGTCCGGAGGGCGGCGGCCGGGCCGCGCCCGGCGCCGCTCCGGCGCCCGCCCGGCAGTGGCCGCTGCTCACGGTGATGGGCGGGGTGGGTCTGGGGCTGCTGATCGTCGCCCTGGACGCGTTCCGTGCGGGCACGGTGCTGATCGGGCTGTCCCTGCTGGCGGGCGCCTTCTTCCGGTGGGCACTGCCCGAGGTGGGGATGCTCGCGGTGCGGTCGCGCTTCACCGACATGCTGACCTACGGGCTGCTGGGCGCGGCAATCGTGCTGCTGTCCCTGATGGCCCAGCCGGATCCCTGGGTGTCGATCCCGTTCCTTGACGACGTGGTGCATTTCACGGTGCGCTAG
- a CDS encoding DUF6350 family protein has translation MTQTTDRSPSVSARDRSAPRRSSAIREAFLGGVVAAGLGLGTLAVVVLLLWITSSSPESSPDGALHVAADLWLLGHGADLVRTETLSGHTAPVGLTPLLLSVVPCWLLYRAAQHAVYQGEPDEGDGQWVPEESVVDPRTAFAWVTGGYLLVGTAAAVYASTGALRVDPLSALLHLPVVAGAVTALGVWTADGRFPLRLPGRVSERLRRLPGADWTVRTAVSLAARSWCRRRRLTAALRAGTSGLVVLLGSGALLTATSMLSHAGAVQVTFLNLSDVWSGRFAVLLVSLALLPNAIVWGAAYGVGAGFTVGGGSVVAPLGITSYPQLPHFPLVAALPTDGSGGPLVWLTGIAAGASVAWFIGVAAVRRPGKGEPRPPWGWAETLVLAALAAVGCAAAMALLAGVSGGPLGIGILAGLGPSWWRTGMITLAWTGVIGVPGAMVLRWYRLCVPTRASWPEWKAARAERHMARVQARTAAREARTEAKAARAARAAAEAEARAAVLPTVSPMESAEVREAMAEPWWQWLRPGAPGADRKRNRKAGPGPSAEPGRETGRETGVGTMAGLATPAGTPDAAGAARPRRWALSRKRAPEPQPPAESQPAPNPVRTEPSPRPSPPDDARREP, from the coding sequence GTGACGCAAACGACCGATCGCAGCCCGTCGGTGTCCGCACGCGACCGCTCAGCGCCCCGGCGCTCCTCCGCCATCAGGGAGGCGTTCCTCGGCGGAGTGGTCGCCGCGGGGCTCGGCCTCGGCACGCTCGCCGTGGTCGTACTGCTGCTGTGGATCACTTCCTCGTCCCCCGAGAGCAGCCCCGACGGGGCCCTGCATGTCGCCGCCGACCTGTGGCTGCTCGGCCATGGCGCCGACCTCGTGCGCACCGAGACGCTCTCCGGCCACACCGCGCCCGTCGGGCTGACCCCGCTGCTGCTCAGCGTGGTGCCGTGCTGGCTGCTCTACCGGGCCGCCCAGCACGCCGTCTACCAGGGGGAGCCCGACGAGGGCGACGGGCAGTGGGTGCCCGAGGAGTCCGTCGTCGATCCGCGCACCGCCTTCGCCTGGGTCACCGGCGGCTATCTGCTGGTGGGCACCGCCGCCGCGGTGTACGCCTCGACCGGGGCGCTGCGGGTCGACCCGCTCAGCGCGCTGCTGCATCTGCCGGTCGTCGCCGGGGCCGTCACCGCGCTCGGTGTGTGGACGGCCGACGGACGGTTCCCGCTCCGGCTGCCGGGACGGGTGAGCGAGAGACTGCGGCGGCTCCCCGGCGCCGACTGGACCGTAAGGACGGCCGTCTCCCTGGCCGCGCGCAGCTGGTGCCGGCGCCGCCGGCTGACCGCCGCGCTACGGGCCGGGACCAGCGGTCTCGTCGTCCTGCTCGGCAGCGGTGCGCTCCTTACGGCGACGTCGATGCTGAGCCACGCGGGCGCCGTGCAGGTGACGTTCCTCAACCTCAGCGATGTGTGGTCGGGGCGGTTCGCGGTGCTCCTGGTGAGCCTGGCGCTGCTGCCGAACGCGATCGTCTGGGGCGCCGCGTACGGGGTCGGGGCGGGGTTCACGGTGGGCGGCGGCAGTGTGGTCGCGCCGCTGGGCATCACCTCCTACCCCCAGCTGCCGCACTTCCCCCTGGTCGCCGCGCTGCCCACGGACGGCTCCGGCGGTCCGCTGGTCTGGCTCACGGGGATCGCGGCCGGGGCGTCGGTGGCCTGGTTCATCGGGGTCGCGGCGGTGCGGCGACCCGGCAAGGGCGAGCCCAGGCCGCCCTGGGGCTGGGCCGAGACGCTCGTGCTCGCCGCGCTGGCGGCGGTCGGCTGCGCCGCCGCGATGGCGCTGCTGGCCGGGGTCTCGGGCGGACCGCTGGGCATCGGCATCCTCGCCGGCCTCGGCCCGAGCTGGTGGCGCACGGGCATGATCACGCTGGCCTGGACGGGAGTGATCGGAGTGCCGGGCGCGATGGTGCTGCGCTGGTACCGGCTGTGCGTCCCCACCAGAGCCTCCTGGCCGGAGTGGAAGGCGGCGCGGGCGGAGCGCCATATGGCCCGCGTGCAGGCCCGTACGGCGGCCAGGGAGGCCCGTACGGAGGCCAAAGCCGCCCGTGCGGCGAGGGCCGCGGCCGAGGCGGAGGCGCGGGCGGCGGTGCTGCCCACGGTGTCGCCCATGGAGTCGGCCGAGGTGCGCGAGGCGATGGCCGAGCCGTGGTGGCAGTGGCTGCGCCCCGGGGCGCCGGGCGCCGACCGCAAGCGGAACCGTAAGGCGGGACCCGGTCCCAGTGCTGAGCCGGGGCGGGAGACCGGACGCGAGACCGGGGTGGGCACGATGGCCGGGCTCGCGACCCCGGCGGGCACCCCGGACGCCGCCGGGGCGGCCCGTCCGCGGCGCTGGGCGCTGAGCCGGAAGCGTGCTCCCGAGCCGCAGCCGCCCGCCGAGTCCCAGCCCGCCCCGAACCCCGTCCGCACGGAGCCCTCACCGCGGCCGTCCCCGCCGGACGACGCCCGCCGCGAACCGTAA
- a CDS encoding bifunctional methylenetetrahydrofolate dehydrogenase/methenyltetrahydrofolate cyclohydrolase, which produces MTAQILDGKATAAAIKSDLVSRVEALKAKGIHPGLGTVLVGEDPGSKWYVAGKHRDCAEVGIASIRRDLPETATQEEIEAAVRELNEDPSCTGYIVQLPLPKGIDANRVLELIDPTKDADGLHPMNLGRLVLNESGPLPCTPQGVIQLLRHHGVEINGAHVVVVGRGITVGRSIGLLLTRRSENATVTLCHTGTRDLPGILRQADIIVAAAGVRHLVKPEDVKPGAAVLDVGVSRDEHGKIAGDVHPGVTEVAGWVSPNPGGVGPMTRAQLLVNVVEAAERDAKAATDAGAGHDG; this is translated from the coding sequence ATGACCGCCCAGATTCTCGATGGCAAGGCAACCGCAGCCGCGATCAAGTCCGATCTCGTCAGCCGAGTGGAGGCGCTGAAGGCCAAGGGCATCCATCCCGGCCTCGGGACCGTGCTGGTCGGCGAGGACCCCGGCAGCAAGTGGTACGTGGCGGGCAAGCACCGCGACTGCGCCGAGGTCGGCATCGCCTCCATCCGGCGCGACCTGCCCGAGACCGCCACCCAGGAGGAGATCGAGGCCGCGGTCCGGGAGCTCAACGAGGACCCGTCCTGCACGGGCTACATCGTCCAGCTGCCGCTCCCCAAGGGCATCGACGCCAACCGGGTGCTGGAGCTGATCGACCCGACCAAGGACGCCGACGGGCTGCACCCGATGAACCTCGGCCGCCTCGTGCTCAACGAGAGCGGCCCGCTGCCGTGCACACCCCAGGGCGTCATCCAGCTGCTGCGCCACCACGGTGTGGAGATCAACGGCGCGCATGTGGTGGTCGTCGGCCGTGGCATCACCGTCGGCCGGTCGATCGGGCTGCTGCTGACCCGCCGCTCGGAGAACGCGACGGTCACCCTCTGCCACACCGGCACCCGCGACCTGCCCGGGATCCTGCGCCAGGCCGACATCATCGTGGCGGCCGCCGGGGTGCGGCACCTGGTCAAGCCGGAGGACGTCAAGCCGGGCGCGGCGGTGCTCGACGTGGGCGTCAGCCGGGACGAGCACGGCAAGATCGCCGGCGATGTGCACCCCGGTGTGACCGAGGTCGCGGGCTGGGTCTCGCCGAACCCGGGCGGGGTCGGCCCCATGACCCGCGCCCAGCTGCTGGTCAACGTGGTGGAGGCCGCGGAGCGGGACGCGAAGGCGGCCACCGACGCCGGTGCCGGCCATGACGGCTGA